Proteins found in one Streptomyces sp. NBC_00461 genomic segment:
- a CDS encoding ABC transporter ATP-binding protein — translation MGWNQHRDAFLELNFRAMVTRLPALLGSSFRLAWQADRRAARTVLMAEVGRGAMQAVSLLAVNSVLGRLITGGPIEDRLRGAVPALVAMAAVMLVGALLRAASTYATGRLEPKVERVATELYLERAAAVELAAIEDHAFHKLLDTAQYGASSARRMISYATRVVNAMISLIAAASVLTVLHPALLPLLATMTLPSAWSALTNARRRYESFHIWVQHARAGHLISGLLTEPAAAPEIRVHGIGPFLLRHFRAMSEAAEAEQARLARLAARTGLIAATWTGLATVATYATLGGLLLTGAMALSVAGTAVIAIRTGSSSLDSLVLEINALHEEALFVGDLQKLYVEAAERAIPVGGHPLPEDPREIRFENVTFSYPGESARPALDDVTLTLPLGRIVALVGENGSGKTTLIKLLAGLYTPDAGRILWDGVDAATADRHQLAERVAMLAQDFKRWPFTARVNVAVGRSSVPLTEERMATSLAQAGAQDVVEDLPRGLDTLLARNFSGGHELSGGQWQRLGIARAAYRRGRILVVDEPTAALDARAELEVFEKIRALASAGQTVVLITHRLASVRHADLVHVLDQGRLAESGTPDELLASGGIYAELYSLQAEQFTAPVPAPKAG, via the coding sequence ATGGGCTGGAACCAGCACCGGGACGCGTTTCTGGAGCTGAACTTCCGGGCCATGGTGACGCGGCTGCCGGCCCTGCTGGGGTCGAGTTTCCGGCTCGCCTGGCAGGCCGACCGGCGGGCGGCGCGGACCGTGCTGATGGCCGAGGTCGGCCGGGGCGCGATGCAGGCGGTGAGCCTGCTCGCGGTCAACAGCGTGCTGGGCCGGCTGATCACCGGCGGTCCGATCGAGGACCGGCTGCGCGGCGCCGTTCCCGCGCTGGTCGCGATGGCCGCGGTCATGCTGGTCGGGGCGCTGCTGCGGGCGGCGTCGACGTATGCCACCGGACGCCTTGAGCCCAAGGTGGAGCGGGTGGCCACGGAGCTGTATCTGGAGCGGGCGGCGGCCGTGGAGCTGGCCGCGATCGAGGACCACGCGTTCCACAAGCTGCTGGACACCGCGCAGTACGGCGCCTCCTCGGCCCGGCGGATGATCTCGTACGCCACGCGCGTGGTGAACGCGATGATCTCGCTGATCGCGGCGGCGAGCGTGCTGACCGTGCTGCACCCGGCGCTGCTTCCGCTGCTCGCGACGATGACGCTGCCGAGCGCGTGGAGCGCGCTGACGAACGCCCGGCGCCGCTACGAGTCCTTCCACATCTGGGTGCAGCACGCGCGTGCCGGGCATCTGATCAGCGGGCTGCTCACCGAGCCCGCCGCCGCACCGGAGATCCGGGTGCACGGCATCGGCCCCTTCCTGCTGCGTCACTTCCGCGCGATGTCGGAGGCCGCGGAGGCGGAGCAGGCCCGGCTGGCCCGGCTGGCCGCGCGCACCGGGCTGATCGCGGCGACCTGGACGGGCCTCGCGACCGTGGCGACGTACGCGACGCTCGGCGGGCTGCTGCTCACCGGAGCGATGGCCCTGTCGGTGGCCGGCACGGCCGTGATCGCGATCCGCACGGGTTCATCGAGCCTGGACAGCCTCGTCCTGGAGATCAACGCGCTCCACGAGGAGGCCCTGTTCGTCGGCGATCTGCAGAAGCTCTACGTCGAGGCGGCCGAGCGGGCGATTCCGGTCGGCGGCCACCCGCTGCCCGAGGACCCGCGGGAGATCCGCTTCGAGAACGTCACCTTCAGCTATCCGGGCGAGTCGGCCCGCCCCGCCCTCGACGACGTCACGCTCACCCTCCCGCTCGGCCGGATCGTGGCGCTGGTCGGCGAGAACGGCTCCGGCAAGACGACCCTGATCAAGCTGCTCGCGGGCCTGTACACGCCGGACGCGGGCCGGATCCTGTGGGACGGCGTGGACGCGGCGACCGCGGACCGGCACCAGCTCGCCGAACGGGTCGCCATGCTGGCCCAGGACTTCAAGCGCTGGCCGTTCACGGCCCGTGTCAATGTCGCCGTCGGACGCTCCTCGGTGCCTCTCACCGAGGAACGCATGGCCACGTCACTCGCCCAGGCCGGGGCGCAGGACGTGGTGGAGGATCTGCCGCGCGGCCTGGACACCCTGCTGGCCCGCAACTTCAGCGGCGGCCACGAGCTGTCGGGCGGTCAGTGGCAGCGGCTCGGCATCGCGCGGGCCGCCTACCGGCGCGGCCGGATCCTGGTCGTGGACGAACCGACGGCGGCGCTGGACGCGCGGGCCGAGCTGGAGGTCTTCGAGAAGATCCGTGCGCTGGCCTCGGCCGGCCAGACCGTCGTCCTGATCACCCACCGGCTGGCGTCGGTGCGCCACGCGGACCTGGTGCACGTCCTCGACCAGGGCCGCCTCGCGGAGTCCGGCACCCCGGACGAGCTGCTGGCGAGCGGCGGCATCTACGCGGAGCTGTACTCGCTCCAGGCGGAGCAGTTCACGGCGCCGGTGCCCGCCCCGAAGGCGGGCTGA
- a CDS encoding DUF899 domain-containing protein: protein MSLPEIVSREQWRAAREELLAKEKAATRARDALNAERRRLPMVEVDEEYVFEGGDGKATLPDLFEGRLQLVVYHFMFAPEWDTGCRSCSGFLDQIGHLAHLGARGTTFATVSRAPYTKILPFKARMGWTVPWYSSYGSDFNRDFDVTLQREGESVERPGVSCFLRDGGRVFHTYSTYERGLDGLGSTTGFLDLTALGRQEEWEEPKGRASALGAPAGSERVRYHDEYES from the coding sequence ATGTCGCTTCCGGAGATCGTTTCGCGCGAGCAGTGGCGTGCCGCACGCGAGGAACTGCTCGCCAAGGAGAAGGCCGCCACACGCGCGCGCGACGCGCTCAACGCCGAGCGGCGCAGGCTGCCGATGGTCGAGGTGGACGAGGAGTACGTCTTCGAGGGCGGCGACGGGAAGGCCACCCTGCCCGACCTGTTCGAGGGACGGCTCCAACTCGTCGTCTACCACTTCATGTTCGCGCCCGAGTGGGACACCGGCTGCCGCAGCTGTTCGGGGTTCCTGGATCAGATCGGGCATTTGGCGCATCTGGGGGCGCGGGGGACGACGTTCGCGACCGTCTCCCGGGCGCCGTACACGAAGATCCTGCCGTTCAAGGCGCGGATGGGGTGGACGGTGCCCTGGTACTCGTCGTACGGCAGCGACTTCAACCGCGACTTCGACGTGACCCTGCAGCGCGAGGGGGAGTCGGTCGAGCGGCCCGGCGTCAGCTGCTTCCTGCGGGACGGCGGGCGGGTCTTCCACACCTACTCGACGTACGAGCGAGGCCTCGACGGGCTCGGCTCGACCACCGGCTTCCTCGACCTGACCGCGCTGGGCCGGCAGGAGGAGTGGGAGGAGCCCAAGGGGCGCGCCTCTGCTCTCGGGGCGCCGGCGGGGAGCGAGCGCGTCCGGTATCACGACGAGTACGAGAGCTGA
- a CDS encoding cytochrome P450 family protein: MDPADGLLDHPYDVYRRLRDTAPVHRIAGPDGTPAWLVTRYDDVRAALADPRLSLDKRHATAGTYKGFSLPPALDANLLNMDPPDHARIRRLVGRAFTTRRMEQLRRPIRRTADRLLDALGPHGTTDLIAAYAAPLPITVICDLLGIPDQHRLDFRVWTDTLVAPDPAARPDAAREAVVAMLGYFTRLLADKRSAPADDLLSDLISVREEGDRLSEDELMSLAFLILFAGYENTVQLIGNAVLALLQHPEQLAALRKDMTQLPAAVQEFLRYEGPALLAIRRFPVEDVTIGGVTVPAGETVWVSPSAADRDPDRFPDPDRLDLTRDASGHLALGHGIHHCLGAPLARAETEIAVAALLERFPELGLADDELRWRRSLRARGLVELPVTYST, encoded by the coding sequence ATGGATCCCGCCGACGGCCTCCTCGACCACCCCTACGACGTCTACCGGCGGCTGCGCGACACCGCGCCCGTGCACCGCATCGCCGGACCGGACGGCACGCCCGCCTGGCTCGTCACCCGCTACGACGACGTACGCGCGGCCCTCGCCGACCCGCGGCTCTCGCTCGACAAACGGCATGCCACCGCGGGCACCTACAAGGGCTTCTCCCTGCCGCCCGCGCTCGACGCCAACCTCCTCAACATGGACCCGCCCGACCACGCCCGCATCCGCCGCCTGGTCGGCCGCGCCTTCACCACGCGCCGCATGGAGCAGCTCCGCAGGCCGATCCGCCGCACCGCCGACCGACTCCTCGACGCGCTCGGCCCGCACGGCACCACCGACCTGATCGCCGCCTATGCCGCGCCCCTGCCGATCACCGTCATCTGCGACCTGCTCGGCATCCCGGACCAGCACCGCCTGGACTTCCGCGTCTGGACCGACACCCTCGTCGCCCCGGACCCGGCTGCGCGGCCCGATGCCGCCAGGGAAGCGGTCGTCGCCATGCTCGGCTACTTCACCAGGCTTCTCGCGGACAAGCGCAGCGCGCCCGCCGACGACCTGCTGTCCGACCTGATCTCCGTGCGCGAGGAGGGCGACCGGCTCAGCGAGGACGAACTGATGTCCCTCGCCTTCCTCATCCTCTTCGCCGGTTACGAGAACACGGTGCAGCTCATCGGCAACGCCGTGCTCGCTCTGCTGCAACACCCCGAGCAGCTGGCCGCCCTGCGCAAGGACATGACGCAACTGCCGGCCGCCGTACAGGAGTTCCTCCGCTATGAAGGCCCCGCGCTGCTCGCCATCCGGCGCTTCCCCGTCGAGGACGTGACCATCGGAGGTGTCACCGTCCCCGCCGGCGAGACGGTCTGGGTGTCCCCGTCCGCCGCCGACCGCGACCCGGACCGCTTCCCCGACCCCGACCGACTCGATCTGACCCGCGACGCCTCCGGTCACCTCGCCCTCGGCCACGGCATCCACCACTGCCTGGGCGCACCCCTGGCCCGCGCCGAGACCGAGATCGCCGTGGCCGCTCTGCTGGAGCGCTTCCCCGAACTCGGCCTCGCGGACGACGAGCTGCGGTGGCGCCGCTCCCTGCGCGCTCGAGGCCTGGTCGAACTCCCGGTGACGTACTCGACCTGA